A segment of the Tachysurus vachellii isolate PV-2020 chromosome 18, HZAU_Pvac_v1, whole genome shotgun sequence genome:
ctgaggcacggggagaaaatgcaaactccacacacacaaggtggaggtgggaatcaaacccccaaccctggaggtgtgaggcgaacgtgctaaccactaagccaccgtgcccacacactttatacatatattacGAAACAGGTTCAGAAATATAAGGttcagaaatagaaataaacaaaacaaatgtaccaattgtgtttttgtggtaCACAATATTATGTAATTACAGGCAAAATGGCTGCACACTTGATGTTATTATCCTTCTGAAAGTGTATTTCaaatcatactgtatgttttcatAAGTGATCctggcttctttttttttccaagttgaatctttgtaaaataaaatttctgatTGTAACCTAAAAGcccttttattaaaaacaaacaacgaaaaagaaacaaaatgatttcCGACTCATTACTGTAGATAAACAATGAAAACGCTTTAACGTGACCTgtgtttctcatttctttcaccAAGGTTACAAATACAGGACAATCCAATCTACGCTTAATCTGTCACTATACTTTAGATGATAATATTTCCATAGCAGATTATTCTGAGGTGAGTGTGTAATAATTTGGGCACGCATGAAGCAAAGCAGAAAGTTACTTGTTAACTACATTccctttcaaaaatggaaggaAGTTCTTGCGTAATATTCAGTAAAGCTTCATAAGCACTATTGTTGCAAGACTTGTGTAACAACAACACGCCAGACTGTGGGGCCCTAATAAAACCCACTCACAGTAGGAGTGTATTGCATTGTTAGTAGCGTTTAGTTACTAGTCAGCTAAACTCTCATTACATAATAGCTGACTGCTTTAAATCTGGCGGAAGTCCATGTCAAAATCTCATGGTCATCTCCAACCCTTAGTTAATTCAACATCACACACTGAATGATCTCTTCTTATCTCAGGAGAGCCATAAATCCGAGCAAACTCACTGCCTCCATGGTGACAGCCATATGGTCTGATTTCCGACTACATTATTAGGTGCTTTATTTAGCACATATTGACTGACATGAATGATCAGTTGACTCATTCTCACTGATATGCGTTTTCAGTTGTGTGCCATAGAGCAGCTGGAGTGCGTATACAAGGACTTAAAGAGGAGGTGCAAACAACATATCTCAATTTATGACACAAACTGATACAGCAAGAACTCAGGCAAGATGTCAATGACACACTGTTCCTTATTAAGGTGAATATAATGATTTCACATAATATCAGAAATAACACATTTGGTGATTATTAACAAGAGTAgtggagggcacggtggcttagtggttagcacgttcacctcacacctccagggttgggggttcgattcccgcctccgccttgtgtgtgtggagtttgcatgttctccccgtgcctcgggggtttcctccgtgtactcctgtttcctcccccggtccaaagacatgcatggtaggttgattggcatctctggaaaattgtccgtattgtgtgagtgtgtgagtgaatgagagtgtgtgtgtgtgccctgtgatgggttggcactccgtccagggtgtatcctgccttgatgcccgaagacgcctgagataggcacaggctccccgtgacctgaggtagttcagataagcggtatatatatatatatatatatatatatatatatatatatatatatatatatatatatatatatttttttttttttttttttttttttcaggccaAACTACAAGTTCAACAATGTAAAATTGGTTAAATTACCAATTGTAGCTCACATTGCAAGGATATTAAGTACTAAAGTACACGATCAATTTTATTGACCATATATACAACGAATGCACAAATGCTAGTGCCGTAAAAATAGACTTAGAATCCAGAATTTACTACTATAGaaatagaaaaggaaaatataaaataaaaggataTAAGGAATATAAAGACACAGGATAAAGAGAAGAATCCATATGCAGAGATGAGGGCACAGCTTTAATGAATAAAGTCCAGGGCTAGGCTaacagcagaggtgggagtaagtcacacacgtgcaagtcacaagtaagtctcaagtcttaaccttcaagtctcaagcaagtccgagtcattttttgtgagagtcaagccaagtcaagtcaagtcactgctttatgtcaagcaagtcaagtcaagtcgtagcttaagtcaagcaagtcactggcaagtcatacagatgtttggtgatttaactaaatgtagatattaaacaaagttaaatctacagtatttatggactatgaaaaaactacaaagaataagatgtaaatttaactgaaattaggccaacataaaagaatgaaaagtttcaatatgcctcaaacgtggcagaagaccatggaaaagtgtatatataaaaaagtacaatgggttctatgcaaccaaatggcatttattGAACAGGCAGGCTTTAAATGGGACAATTTTCAATAGATCCTTCCTTTCTatcaacagaataacaacaacaaatcacgtcaatcaaaaaacttAAATTATTGAATAACACAAACCTTGTGTGAATTaactatgagagagagagagagagagagagagagagagagagagatgattgtatgagtgagtgtaatttattaatattaaatgatagttcacccaaaaataaaaattgtcattttctcaccctcatgatgttacaaacttatataaatttctttggtctgatgaacacacatgtagatattttgaggaatgtttgtaaccaaaccattcatgagccacattcacttccatagtggggaaaaaagaacactatggaagtgaatggggctcatgaatggtttggttacaaacgttgcttaaaatatcttcctccgtgttcatcaaaacaaagaaatttatacaggtttgtaacatcatgagggtgagaaaatgaaaaatatttacaatgcattgcacttgcaaaaaattaaattggATAAAACTTTGTCAATCAATTGTGAGCGACGTGGTCGCATTATCACCCCACCATGGCTGAATACCCGCTCAACAGGTGCACTTGATGCAGGGATGGCCATAACTCTTTCCGCTACCTTGAACAAAGACGGGAGGGTGTGTCTGTTCACAGCCCAAAACTGCAGGgagtcctgtccatcacaaaTGTCCAAATAGTGGTTAAACTGAATAAGGGGACTGGAACTTGAATCTCTCTTCTGCTGCTTGCGGTAAGCTGTGAACAATCCAGTCTGATGTTTTGGCACTGTTATTGGATCCTCCTGCTCATGGCTGTGGGAAGAGACTGTGGTAGCTATGCATGCTTCCTTGATAATCAAGTCTGAATAAGCAAAAGCAAGAATATGAATCTGAATTTGAAACAAgaatatgaaacaaaatgtacatGTGTTGAATACTGTGAACAAACAGTGCCAACAGGTTATGGATAATGTAAAATAAGCACCTATGTACAGTAATGAAAATATACCAtatgctattttttattttagtctaGTTCAGACAAGTTGATGTAAAATTGTATAACATACCTTTAATCATGGCAAACACAACCTCCTGGGTATTTTCAGGGACCAAGACATCATGGTTTATCCACATTGAGGCAAATGAAGGACCCAGAAGAGCAGCTTTTAGGTATAGAGGGTCAGAGAATGGCAATAATGGCCCATCACGCTCTCCATCTGCCATCTTCACATTAACAAAGATCCCTCTGAATCTTCTTTTGAGAGATGTTTGCAGGCTACAGATCAAACTGCCCAAATAGCACACGCTCTCCTTTTGATTTTCCAGGTGGTGATTAAGAGAAAGGACACGGGGAACCACAGCACTTATGGTCACATGTTTTTCACCTTGTGTAAGATCTGTGGCTTCTGCAAAGGGTTGAAGGACTTGGACAAGTTCCTGCATCTGATTCCACTCTCTAGCTGTGAATATTGTCTCTTTGTGTCCTTCATTTTCAAGAAATGTACATAGTCTTAGGTGTTCACAGCTGAGTACTGCTTTCAGTTGCCTCAGTGTGGAATTCCAGCGTGTGACAACAGAGGCTGGGATTCCACGCTGTCCAAACTCCTTCTCAAAGTTGTCCTTGAAAGAGATACTTGTGTGGAGTAAGGAACTCATCCTGGAGGTTTTGGCAAGGGATGCATTGATTAATTTTGTCTCTTTAAGGCCATCTCCTATGACCAACTAAAGAGTGTGTGCAAAACACTGGAGCCGTGTCTGGGATTTGGTGCTAAAAGATTTTTCAACCATCTCTTGGTCCTCAACTGCGAGGTCATTCCAAATGTCAGAATCTTCAAGGTCGTCTTCTATATCTCCCTGTGCTGGGAAACACGTGCTGAATGCCTTTTTCATGTTTGCAGCGTTATCACAGATTATGTGTTCAATCTTTCTCCTGATCTGGTACTCGTCACATATTGTGCTGAAATTCTTCACAAATTCTCTCTCCAGTATGAGAACCTTTGAAGCGGTTACATACAAGCAACTGTGattttaactgcagactgttATCTTCTGTACTGAGCCAGTGTACTCCTAGAAAGCCTCTCATCCTACGATCTGACCATATATCTACTGTCACTGAAACATTATCTGCCTTTGCTAGATCATTTTTCAACTTCAGCTGTTTTTCTGCCACTAGATCATCTAGCTTTGAAGTAATAGTTCTTCGACTAACAGGGGAGTATTTGTTGTCCATTACTgataaaaagtgaagaaaactTTCATGCTCAATGATGGATAAATGCATGTTGCACTTTATAATTAGGTCTGACAGTATTGAGTTTGTAATGGCTCTCTGCTGGGGATGGTTGGTGCTGTAGTGTGGTATCCTTGATTCAATGAATTGGGAAATTGGACGCTGATCTGGGTCAAATTTGGCCTTGGTGTGGAGGTATTCTTCATATCTAAAcagaaggaagagaaagaaacatgacaggcatatttattttattcattacataGTTTATCATTACATTAAAAGCTGTAATTTGAATTAAcgcattgtgttcatttaactGGTATACTAGGCTTTGTTTAGTGTAGCCTGTGATATGTTTGAAAGGGGCATGCTAAAGTGTAATGCTAAACTCTTTCAccaccagcttttttttttcaaaaatggaTACCTACCAGTAGCATACCTATCATACTTTTTTCTCAATAACATTTGAGTGCCTtgaattattgatttttatcaACTTCTAACATGGCTAAGACGTTATCTGAAAACAAGGGGACAGACTTTGTTACTTACAGTTTTTTGTGGGATTTGTAGTGTCGAATGAAATTCGATGTGGTGCTGGTTGTATCGGATATCTTCGTGTTGCAGGCCttgcatactgctgttcttctcttcgcGTCTTgtacaaaatcccggtacccgaacttaattattttggGGGccgcgccttccatgtttcgtcacgactgttattAGTTAGTGctcgcgctccctctgcttgcctgctgcgtcacgtggttagattacgctcttgcgtgcgttcaaaaacattcattcattcattttctaccgcttatccgaacggGCGTTTTTTGAACGGGCGttcaaaacagatttattaaaaaaaaaaaaaaaaagttatttcgagtcatttaactcaagtccgagtcaagtctcaagtcatgactgtcaagtcaaagtcaagtcgagtcttttttaaatatttgtcaagcaagtctcaagtctcaaatttgcgacttaagtctgactcgagtcgagtcatatgactcgagtcccccatctctggctAACAGCATGGTTAGCGTCCAAATGGCGTGTGCATTAGCTTGTTATGTTAACCCAGAAGAAGACACTGAAACTAACCTCCGTAGTCCCGAAGGTTAGCGTTCTGGTGACAGCTTGCTCTGGGGGTTGGTGGGGGTGTTCGTACAAAATCCCCCCTCTATTAGCACCTCCATGATTTCCCAGACTTCTTGGCTGCGGTGGGACCAATCGTTGATCGCTGGGACCTCTGACATGTCTCAAGACCACAGGAATAGGGGTGGTTGGTATCCTAAAATGCATTGGAATGGGGTGAGATCAGTGGCAGCACATGTAAGAGAGTTTTAGGCATATTCTTCCCACAGGAAAAATTCACTCCAACGATTTTGCTGCTGGTTACAATATGTACGTAGGTACCTTCCTAGTTGCAATCGACTGCTGTGATTAGGGGGACTGGGCATTTGGTGAGGGGAAGTTGCAATTCCTCCGCAAACTGGCGTGGATTAGATTGAACGTGAATCCGGAATCTGAGAGAGTTGAGACACGATGCACAGAATTACCATGGCGAAAGGGGGCGTGTATTTGTAGGCTTATTTTACAGGGTTTTAAGCTCACCTTGGTGTCACGAGAGGCATTCTTTTCTGGGCAGGTCGTGCAGTGATGGCCGGCGCGTCCGCAGTAGAAGCATATTTGGAATTGCATTCGGTACTGTCGTTCCTCCGGTGATTCCCTGGTCTGCCTGATCTGCATGGGTTCTGGGGATTCGAGAGAGGGGAACTCAGGCAGTGGTTGGGACATGGGGTGGGCAGTTCCGGATAGCGTGATGTATGGAGAGGTTCTCATCCTGACACTCGCTAAACGTGGCTTTCAGTGCAACATCGTTCCGTCTGCTCTGAGCGGCTAGAGTACGGAATTTTCTTTTGTGAACACAAATGGGACGTTTAAAAATACTGACAAAATACATATATGAacatagacaaaaataaataaataaataaatgaatactgtACAATTTAATTAGGCAATTATCGAATTCTTAGCTATATTACTGAGATTTATCATGATAATAAAAAACccttaaaaacaataaatctataataaatttACAGAAATTACATATTACATGTAAAACATGAGCCTCTAAATCAtgggtcactaacaggcggaccgcggtccgggtccggacccagaagctgtctaatccggacccggacctacagccaaaacaaaaggttatgatttaaaacttgacgaagcgcttctattttaacctgtgcagcttttgcagtctttacggtaaaggtaatagaaacgcacagaccaatcaagTCCATgcgttcctgaagtaaacactgagactcaacagtgcaagacagatgagagagaattagagtaaagttacacatgaaagaaagatagcgatacatgtagaaaacaaagggagagaaacagacgagtgagaaggagaaagggagagaaacagacgagtgagacggagaaagggagagaaacagaagagtgagacggagaaagggagagaaacagatgagtgaaacggagaaagggagagaaacagaggagtGAAACTCAGAAAGGGCGAGAAACAGAGGAGTGaaatggagaaagggagagaaacagacgagtgaaacggagaaagggagagaaacagacgagtgaaatggagaaagggagagaaacagacgagtgagacggagaaagggagagaaacagacgagtgagacggagaaagggagagaaacagacgagtgaaacggagaaagggagagaaacagacgagtgaaacggagaaagggagagaaacagacgagtgaaacggagaaagggagagaaacagacgagtgaaatggagaaagggagagaaacagaagagtgagacggagactgGTTTCTGTTCCCACttcaccagtgtgtctcatattaaaagtgacaatgtgaaacaccattatgagacaaacataaaggttttgaacaaacacatccactctaatctgaagacagcgtc
Coding sequences within it:
- the LOC132861314 gene encoding zinc finger BED domain-containing protein 4-like, with amino-acid sequence MSSLLHTSISFKDNFEKEFGQRGIPASVVTRWNSTLRQLKAVLSCEHLRLCTFLENEGHKETIFTAREWNQMQELVQVLQPFAEATDLTQGEKHVTISAVVPRVLSLNHHLENQKESVCYLGSLICSLQTSLKRRFRGIFVNVKMADGERDGPLLPFSDPLYLKAALLGPSFASMWINHDVLVPENTQEVVFAMIKDLIIKEACIATTVSSHSHEQEDPITVPKHQTGLFTAYRKQQKRDSSSSPLIQFNHYLDICDGQDSLQFWAVNRHTLPSLFKVAERVMAIPASSAPVERVFSHGGVIMRPRRSQLIDKVLSNLIFCKCNAL